The Schistocerca gregaria isolate iqSchGreg1 chromosome 1, iqSchGreg1.2, whole genome shotgun sequence genome includes a window with the following:
- the LOC126336505 gene encoding trypsin-1-like, with translation MMRQTVLVLALAACVLAAELPIRRLPHSGPHRRFGLKHGRIVGGADATLGQFPYQVSLQWVMLGIASHTCGASVVSANALVTAGHCADPLFVGHYEAVAGINSLSGDSSIEQRSQVSEQIVHPDYEMVGTVAINDIAVFLLQSSLSLSGNVQAISLPTAGSVPTAGSSAILSGWGSTSTGILPHVPDILQWVEVSIVSNTECAELLGDSELNDDNVCTGPVTGGISACSGDSGGPLAQDGTLIGVVSWGIIPCGSVGAPSVFTRVSAFTDFVSQYV, from the exons ATGATGAGGCAGACCGTTCTCGTGCTGGCGCTCGCAGCCTGCGTTCTTG CGGCTGAGCTGCCCATCCGCCGTTTGCCACACAGCGGCCCCCACAGGAGGTTTGGCCTGAAGCACGGCCGCATCGTCGGTGGTGCAGATGCCACCCTGG GCCAGTTCCCGTACCAGGTGTCGCTGCAGTGGGTGATGCTGGGCATCGCGTCGCACACGTGCGGTGCCTCCGTCGTCAGCGCCAACGCTCTCGTCACCGCAGGCCACTGCGCCGACCCGCTGTTCGTCGGACACTACGAG GCCGTCGCTGGTATCAACTCCCTGAGCGGTGACTCGTCCATCGAGCAGAGAAGCCAGGTCTCTGAGCAGATCGTGCACCCGGACTACGAGATGGTGGG CACTGTCGCCATCAACGACATCGCCGTCTTCCTGCTGCAGTCCAGCCTGTCTCTGAGTGGCAACGTGCAGGCCATCTCCCTGCCCACCGCTGGATCCGTCCCCACCG CTGGATCGTCTGCGATCCTGTCAGGCTGGGGTAGCACCAGCACTGGAATCCTGCCCCACGTGCCCGACATCCTGCAGTGGGTCGAAGTGAGCATCGTCAGCAACACGGAGTGCGCAGAGCTGCTGGGCGACAGCGAGCTCAACGACGACAACGTCTGCACCGGGCCCGTGACCGGCGGCATCTCCGCCTGCTCG GGAGACTCCGGCGGCCCACTGGCCCAGGACGGCACCCTCATCGGAGTCGTGTCCTGGGGAATCATCCCCTGCGGTTCTGTCGGAGCGCCTTCCGTCTTCACCAGGGTGTCTGCCTTCACAGACTTCGTCAGCCAGTACGTTTAA